A window of the Plasmodium vivax chromosome 12, whole genome shotgun sequence genome harbors these coding sequences:
- a CDS encoding hypothetical protein, conserved (encoded by transcript PVX_082750A): protein MDKLYGNYDKVFEKYKNDNLCKRKNEKEEVDQGSKKEAKEKKGPDKLTEKKAPEKAPEKAAPQRKAKKGNNPPCSEAPPGLLTHQENAKPGFLPDCAPKGKKNNERSGNKRGNSVSTSQVSNNMSCSISPNLNPNRHSVPSNHTSSGNHPRERSVNEYKIRRKVSIEINQKIYSDSEKTHFDDKSFLKNQFGICESNNNQNVRKKKVKNDDQKAKKMLNKKNKTKFFVNLLFVLYYIFFLFHYIIEIQVNQLYNIVINTFTIIIITVLLSYIHFLRTRNKTLKKIIFYITTYINLLYCLHIYNTFTYWLNIYLNFTISKRIYLKYKTLFKNVSFVFSYFSFDEVFFFLLIFYGLFFVTTSLLTFTLFYYIYNFINYSF from the coding sequence ATGGATAAGCTATACGGAAACTATGACAAagtatttgaaaaatataaaaacgacaatttgtgcaaaaggaaaaatgaaaaggaggaggtAGACCagggcagcaaaaaggaggcaaaggaaaaaaaggggccagACAAGCTGACCGAGAAGAAGGCACCCGAGAAGGCGCCAGAGAAGGCAGCTCCCCAAAggaaggcgaaaaagggaaacaacCCCCCCTGCAGCGAAGCCCCACCGGGCCTGTTAACTCACCAGGAAAATGCGAAACCAGGTTTCCTGCCCGATTGTGCCCCCAAGGGTAAAAAGAACAACGAGCGGAGCGGCAACAAAAGAGGCAACAGTGTGAGTACGAGCCAAGTTAGCAACAACATGAGCTGTAGCATAAGCCCGAATTTAAACCCAAACCGTCACAGCGTCCCAAGCAACCACACGAGCAGCGGAAATCACCCGAGGGAGCGCTCCGTAAATGAATACAAAATCAGGAGAAAAGTGAGCATAGAAATAAACCAGAAAATTTACAGCGACTCGGAAAAGACCCATTTCGATGACAAatcctttttgaaaaatcaaTTTGGAATTTGCGAAAGTAATAACAATcaaaatgtgagaaaaaaaaaagtgaaaaatgatgaccagaaggcgaaaaaaatgttaaacaaaaaaaacaaaacgaagttttttgtaaatttgctATTTGTCCTCTACTatatattcttccttttccattaCATCATCGAAATTCAAGTAAATCAATTATACAACATCGTTATTAACACATTTACCATCATAATCATCACCGTGCTGTTAAGTTATATTCACTTCCTGCGCACACGCAataaaactttaaaaaaaataattttctacATAACTACGTACATAAATTTGCTGTATTGTTTGCACATTTATAACACCTTCACTTATTGGTTAAATATTTATCTCAACTTTACGATCAGTAAGAggatttatttaaaatacaaaacgtTATTTAAGAATGTCTCCTTTGTATTTTCCTACTTCAGTTTtgatgaagtttttttttttcttttaattttttacggCCTCTTTTTCGTCACCACTTCCCTGTTAACCTTTACTCtgttttattacatatacaactttataaattattcctTTTGA
- a CDS encoding hypothetical protein, conserved (encoded by transcript PVX_082755A) — translation MIEDPVDENCHVYLNAKNWLKEFEHTKIHENDLNEVLMNFFCVHRMYDVASEFQKEARVKPDMPIDTVKIRYLIQSEIMNNKIEEAIEHINNLDKGILKKHKDLVFFLKKQQLLKLILNNNINEAILYSQQELAPYVNEKPSLISEIDDVMMLMAYQDFNSEEAKKLIQKIEKKKNTLKRIDDIILSYYNVDSESTLEYIVKNIFFTQNVLSSKYPCSIPKLKNLKTGYIEYYEKQKKRKKKKSSRKSRHKGKSKEKIFDDKTGEDTAKDFEATNEDDYRSV, via the exons ATGATTGAAGATCCGGTAGACGAAAACTGCCACGTATACCTGAACGC GAAAAACTGGCTGAAAGAATTCGAACATACAAAAATACACGAAAATGATTTGAACGAAGTCCTTATGAATTTCTTTTGCGTACACAGGATGTATGACGTTGCGAGTGAGTTTCAGAAGGAGGCCCGGGTAAAGC CTGACATGCCAATAGACACAGTAAAAATCCGTTACCTAATTCAAAGTGAAATTatgaataacaaaattgaggaGGCCATAGAACATATCAATAATTTAGACAAGGGG attttgaagaagcatAAGGACCTCGTATTCTTCCTCAAGAAGCAGcagttattaaaattaattttgaac AATAACATCAATGAGGCGATATTATATTCGCAGCAGGAGCTGGCCCCATACGTGAATGAAAAG CCATCCCTTATTAGCGAGATCGATGACGTCATGATGCTCATGGCATACCAGGACTTTAAC AGCGAGGAGGCCAAAAAGCTAATCCAAAAAAtcgagaagaagaaaaacaccCTGAAAAGGATCGACGACATCATCTTAAGTTACTACAACGTGGACAGTG AAAGCACACTGGAATATATCGTGAAAAATATCTTCTTCACGCAGAATGTGTTGAGTTCGAAG TACCCGTGCAGCATCCCCAAGCTGAAGAACCTGAAGACCGGCTACATCGAGTATTAcgaaaagcagaaaaagagaaagaagaaaaaatcgagCCGAAAAAGTAGGCACAAGGGCAAGTCCAAGGAGAAGATTTTCGACGACAAGACGGGGGAAGACACGGCGAAGGATTTCGAGGCGACGAACGAGGATGACTATCGTTCCGTTTAG
- a CDS encoding hypothetical protein (encoded by transcript PVX_082745A), with the protein MKDTMLNNPLDVYKKEATNGEDVKVAKKGHSKEERKKDEEKFLHADSLSDISISTVSNSTGIDSDLYINVVRKIKKEKRQRRRERERERKRTRKRKRGSRTRSRTGSAGRSGKEDQREQQQVLVDQKDEHQTGTQKEQKGSQKEEQHVGEWKERESGSKEDIEKRDKREDRRDSKREREGEGERDHKRDGRRDQKKDPKKEHKKEHKSEHKSELKKEHKKDLKKEHKKDDQAEYRKKRKKKESTHENRSTEDKRTKRKRVSKESYDSDRRHRKQTDADRKKKHKRSRSRTKR; encoded by the coding sequence atgaaggacacCATGTTGAACAACCCCCTGGATGTatacaaaaaggaggcaacCAATGGGGAGGATGTGAAGGTGGCAAAGAAAGGCCACTCAaaggaggagagaaaaaaggacgaAGAGAAGTTCCTCCATGCCGATTCGCTAAGTGACATTTCAATCTCGACTGTAAGCAACAGCACAGGCATCGACTCAGATTTGTATATTAATGTTGTccggaaaattaaaaaagaaaaaaggcaaaggagacgagaaagggaaagggaGCGGAAGAGGACTCGGAAGAGGAAACGGGGAAGCAGAACGAGGAGCAGAACGGGGAGCGCCGGTAGAAGTGGAAAGGAGGACCAACGGGAGCAACAGCAGGTCCTGGTGGACCAAAAGGACGAGCACCAAACAGGCACTCAGAAGGAACAGAAGGGAagccaaaaggaggagcaacATGTAGGAGAATGGAAAGAGCGCGAGAGTGGTAGCAAGGAGGATAtcgaaaaaagggacaaacgGGAAGACAGAAGAGATTCCAAGAGGGAGCGCGAAGGGGAGGGCGAAAGGGACCACAAAAGGGACGGAAGGAGGgaccaaaaaaaggatcccaaaaaggagcacaaaaaggagcacaAAAGTGAGCACAAAAGTGAgctcaaaaaggaacacaaaaAGGACCTCAAAAAGGAGCACAAAAAGGACGACCAAGCAGAGTacaggaagaagaggaagaagaaagagtCCACACACGAAAACAGGTCCACTGAAGACAAAaggacgaagaggaaaagggtTTCCAAGGAAAGCTACGATAGCGACAGAAGGCACAGGAAGCAGACGGACGCagacaggaaaaaaaaacacaaaaggTCCAGATCGAGGACCAAAAGGTGA
- a CDS encoding hypothetical protein, conserved (encoded by transcript PVX_082740A), translating into MKLGTIFMCKSYLETYVFERNPYMMNFIYLKDEMSESKNRVMNSLLLSSFCNLIWNTHIYKHEYLISKEILSKYAKAVEKNPDKNNFCIVPIYNLEKVKMALSDQEKNIKILKKRKLHIKKNNENLLFILYIIKNNFLEIKTKAQRIIQRLLFRLDILDKLFMLKNNAVFFSNKYEFNKFKLMEILDFFNSFNIDSQLQKINKNIKNLVQEKKNLQKFLHADNEFTNSLRNTVVKNEQDITDLKGTTSEICINLEENKEYMYHLNAFEREENYEML; encoded by the exons ATGAAGCTTGGCACAATATTCATGTGCAAGTCGTACCTCGAAACGTACGTGTTTGAGAGGAACCCGTACATGATGAACTTCATTTACCTGAAGGATGAAATGAGCGAGTCGAAGAACAGAGTGATGAACTCGCTGCTGCTCAGCTCCTTCTGCAATTTGATATGGAACACGCATATATACAAACATGAGTATTTAATTTCGAAGGAAATATTAAGTAAGTACGCCAAggcggtggaaaaaaatccagataaaaataacttttgcATTGTGCCAATTTACAACTTGGAGAAGGTGAAAATGGCGTTAAGTGatcaggaaaaaaatataaaaattcttaaaaaaagaaaattacatattaagaagaataatgaaaatcttctattcattttgtatatcataaaaaataattttctcgAAATAAAAACCAAAGCACAGCGCATCATTCAGAGACTGCTATTCCGATTGGACATACTGGACAAactttttatgttaaaaaataacgccgtttttttttccaataaatacgaatttaataaattcaaGTTGATGGAaattttggatttttttaactccttcAATATAGACAGTCagctgcaaaaaattaacaaaaatataaaaaacctTGTgcaggagaaaaagaacctCCAGAAGTTCCTGCACGCGGATAACGAGTTTACCAACTCGTTGAGGAACACCGTTGTGAAGAATGAGCAG GATATAACCGACCTGAAGGGAACAACCTCGGAGATTTGCATCAACCTGGAGGAGAACAAAGAGTACATGTACCACCTGAACGCATTTGAGAGGGAAGAAAATTACGAAATGTTataa